A region from the Triticum aestivum cultivar Chinese Spring chromosome 3D, IWGSC CS RefSeq v2.1, whole genome shotgun sequence genome encodes:
- the LOC123076891 gene encoding uncharacterized protein yields MASTTSGSLPSSPSLPGTGAEQEFSSVDPHGLFLPSSPSPASLYFDHDSSFQGFLPTSSPTRATATPPHPTAPSKPPKKRLRASRRPPTTVLTTDTSNFRAMVQEFTGFPAPPFAAGPSPFVRPRLLGGASAYGPPFLVRPCPLKYPQQNPALLSSIGTGTTTGGGANSLMHALALLARSNAMPSTPADVTTARGSVAADQYGGHHGHGMGDFNFNPFDDFETETAAAVEGDKTANGDHAGFFSSLGGAGDKYDRH; encoded by the coding sequence ATGGCGTCCACCACCAGTGGCAGCCTCCCATCCTCTCCCTCACTCCCGGGCACCGGGGCCGAACAAGAATTCTCCTCCGTCGACCCCCACGGCCTCTTCCTCCCTTCATCCCCCTCCCCCGCTAGCCTATACTTCGACCACGACTCCTCCTTCCAAGGCTTCTTGCCCACATCCTCCCCCACGCGGGCAACAGCGACTCCACCTCACCCTACGGCCCCGTCAAAGCCGCCCAAGAAGCGCCTGagagcctcccgccgcccacccaccaccgtGCTCACCACCGACACCTCCAACTTCCGCGCCATGGTACAGGAGTTCACCGGCTTCCCGGCGCCACCATTTGCCGCCGGGCCGTCCCCGTTCGTCCGCCCGCGGCTCCTCGGTGGCGCCTCCGCCTACGGCCCCCCCTTCCTGGTACGCCCGTGCCCTCTCAAATACCCGCAGCAAAACCCTGCACTGCTGTCCTCCATCGGCACCGGCACCACCACCGGCGGCGGAGCCAACTCTCTCATGCACGCGCTCGCGCTGTTGGCGAGGAGCAACGCGATGCCAAGTACCCCCGCTGATGTTACGACGGCGAGAGGATCAGTTGCTGCTGATCAGTACGGCGGCCATCACGGCCACGGCATGGGAGATTTCAACTTCAACCCGTTTGACGACTTCGAGACTGAGACTGCGGCAGCGGTGGAAGGCGACAAGACGGCGAACGGCGACCATGCTGGGTTCTTCTCTTCCTTAGGCGGCGCCGGAGATAAGTACGACCGGCACTAG